In Aspergillus nidulans FGSC A4 chromosome IV, a single window of DNA contains:
- a CDS encoding uncharacterized protein (transcript_id=CADANIAT00000338) codes for MAIAYDKESAMKVQAILSSRDDWRAWFQVIKDHANKQEVWEYFDPDADNKTRPKPLTKPTIPSE; via the exons ATGGCAATCGCATATGATAAAGAAAGCGCCATGAaggtccaagccatcctgAGCTCGCGGGATGACTGGCGCGCATGGTTTCAAGTCATTAAAGACCATGCaaacaagcaagaagtaTGGGAATATTTTGATCCTGATGCTGATAACAAAACAAGGCCTAAGCCACTGACCAAACCGACAATTCCATCA GAATAG
- a CDS encoding uncharacterized protein (transcript_id=CADANIAT00000339) encodes MHSILVAITSYFPSTLGQQTTGCADPSSLCPIPHQQTAMDNPRGVSCHTNPPESITDRTRFGIRGCIVYGYPSTGGVLIKGPIDLVDITFLSLPRFHVAQRSPSAEEEDRFCNLLRRLGATWWPSKEEYIMVNMGSREKTEEEEKVLVQDHDKTRDRSKIRTRTRLYSMFV; translated from the exons ATGCATAgcatcctcgtcgccattACCTCTTACTTTCCATCAACACTCGGCCAACAAACTACTGGCTGCGCGGATCCCAGCAGCCTCTGTCCAATTCCCCATCAACAAACAGCAATGGACAACCCACGGGGCGTCTCATGCCACACAAACCCTCCTGAATCGATAACTGACCGGACGAGGTTCGGCATCCGGGGATGCATCGTTTACGGGTACCCGTCTACTGGCGGCGTTCTCATCAAGGGGcccattgaccttgtcgatATTACCTTCCTCTCGCTCCCACGTTTCCATGTAGCGCAGCGCTCCCCAagtgccgaagaggaagacagaTTCTGCAATCTCCTGCGACGGCTTGGTGCGACATGGTGGCCAAGTAAAGAGGAGTATATCATGGTAAATATGGGCTCCAGGGAGAAgacagaggaagaggaaaaggtcCTG GTCCAAG ACCATGACAAAACCCGTGACAGGTCCAAGATCAGGACCCGAACCC GTTTATACAGCATGTTTGTCTAG
- a CDS encoding protein breB (transcript_id=CADANIAT00000340), translating into MSGSSSPDYKALFLKAEDERKQAEERQRQAEERQRQAEERQRQAEERERQERERNRPTTFEEFIRHCHNLLWRPLQAEAPSRSTTGKIPPPTGKYCPIRLLPWTDCEARQQEIYESVCRHLQSTEEDAKQLFTPLVALEDHGRRFARRPISSEQDLETYERLAVEDHVHDIIAELCKIPNAREEFQLGSGVWFDNHANALDEDVGIDASQTSTARPSRHDQFCIHRVDSNTSTLLTTVEYKPPHKLSVESLREGLRPMDFWQEVVEPDTIPTEEPKKSMYNVARLVGSAIVQEFHVMIQEGLEYSYLTNGLMDVQLWVPYDDPCTLYYDLGDPSMYGTMSVGRLGTPRTRIERTLCLCLMSFRSSCRNQAWRNDARGQLPTWHTSFDSERSQISAAGLPQYPSVEHTSSDHTSPEQTTSEYLPSSSPAGSPVTKGRQVTTQAASRCASSSDQHYLEDSSDSEVEPAASDGRKRTFSQVTSSSPTQQSRPRTDPQVNQSGQSRQHVAQYCTQKCLLGLLQGSTLDPDCPNMELHTLGRSDNRHLISAEDLVEKLKAQLDQDLDHNCTPIGPCGSYGAPFKITCATFGYTIVGKGTTSRLWKEVSSEVDVYRVLQPAQGSAVPVFLGAIDLAQIYFLHGAGEICHMLLMGWGGEGMGNIKLDKTIQRAISRSVKEIRSLGIFHQDLRSENILWNAELKRALIIDFHRCTLDPQLMHKRPGSLKRTRLGHEERESRRLRVV; encoded by the coding sequence ATGAGTGGGAGCAGCTCTCCGGACTACAAGGCGCTATTTCtcaaggctgaagacgaaAGGAAGCAGGCAGAAGAACGCCAGAGGCAGGCAGAAGAACGCCAGAGGCAGGCAGAAGAACGCCAAAGGCAGGcagaggaaagagagcgGCAGGAGAGGGAGCGCAACCGACCAACAACTTTTGAAGAGTTCATCAGACATTGTCATAATCTCCTTTGGCGGCCGCTACAAGCTGAAGCGCCTTCTCGCTCCACAACGGGCAAGATCCCCCCTCCTACCGGAAAATACTGCCCTATACGACTGCTTCCGTGGACCGACTGTGAGGCTAGACAACAGGAAATTTACGAATCTGTTTGCCGCCACCTTCAATCGACAGAAGAGGACGCAAAACAATTATTCACGCCGCTTGTTGCATTAGAAGACCATGGCCGACGATTCGCGCGTCGACCAATTAGCAGCGAACAGGATCTCGAGACTTATGAGCGACTAGCCGTTGAAGACCATGTGCATGATATCATCGCTGAGTTATGCAAAATACCCAATGCTCGAGAGGAGTTCCAGTTAGGCAGCGGAGTATGGTTCGATAATCACGCTAATGCTCTGGATGAAGATGTCGGAATAGATGCTAGCCAAACATCAACCGCAAGACCCTCTAGACATGACCAATTTTGTATCCATCGAGTTGACAGTAATACAAGTACCTTGCTCACTACAGTGGAGTACAAACCACCACATAAGCTCTCTGTGGAGAGCCTGCGTGAGGGACTCCGACCGATGGATTTCTGGCAAGAAGTCGTCGAACCTGATACTATTCCTACAGAAGAGCCGAAGAAATCAATGTATAACGTCGCGCGGCTGGTCGGATCAGCAATTGTCCAAGAATTTCACGTGATGATACAAGAAGGTCTCGAGTATTCATATTTGACAAACGGCCTCATGGACGTGCAGCTATGGGTGCCCTACGACGACCCATGCACTCTCTATTACGACCTGGGGGACCCCAGTATGTACGGAACAATGAGTGTCGGAAGACTTGGGACTCCTAGGACTCGGATTGAGAGGACTCTATGCCTGTGTTTGATGAGTTTCCGTTCCTCTTGCCGTAATCAAGCCTGGCGGAATGATGCGCGGGGTCAGCTGCCAACCTGGCACACTAGTTTTGATAGCGAGCGCTCCCAGATCTCAGCGGCAGGATTGCCACAGTACCCGAGTGTGGAGCATACTAGCTCCGATCATACTAGTCCTGAGCAGACTACCTCTGAGTACCTaccttcatcgtctccagCAGGATCTCCCGTCACCAAAGGCCGTCAAGTGACCACACAAGCGGCCTCTCGCTGCGCGTCATCTTCCGACCAGCATTACCTAGAGGACTCTTCGGATTCTGAGGTAGAGCCTGCCGCATCTGATGGACGGAAGCGGACATTTAGCCAGGTTACATCGTCCTCTCCAACCCAACAGTCTAGGCCCCGGACAGATCCTCAAGTGAACCAAAGCGGGCAATCTCGTCAACATGTTGCTCAATATTGCACGCAAAAGTGCCTTCTAGGGCTACTGCAGGGCAGCACGCTTGACCCTGACTGTCCAAACATGGAGCTGCACACACTCGGCAGAAGTGACAATCGTCACCTGATCAGCGCAGAAGACCTAGTAGAGAAGCTTAAGGCGCAGCTAGATCAAGATCTGGATCATAACTGCACTCCAATAGGGCCTTGTGGGTCTTATGGTGCACCATTCAAGATTACTTGTGCCACATTTGGATATACTATTGTCGGGAAAGGGACAACTTCGAGACTCTGGAAGGAGGTGTCAAGCGAGGTAGATGTTTACCGTGTGCTCCAGCCTGCCCAAGGATCAGCAGTTCCAGTCTTTCTTGGAGCTATTGATTTGGCCCAAATCTACTTCCTTCATGGCGCGGGAGAAATCTGTCATATGCTCCTTATGGGCTGGGGTGGCGAGGGCATGGGCAATATAAAACTTGACAAGACCATCCAGCGTGCAATTTCTCGCTCGGTAAAGGAAATACGCTCTCTAGGTATTTTCCACCAGGACCTTCGTTCGGAAAACATCTTGTGGAATGCTGAACTAAAACGAGCCTTAATCATTGACTTTCATCGATGCACATTGGACCCTCAGCTGATGCACAAGCGGCCAGGCTCTCTCAAACGAACACGGCTTGGACATGAAGAACGTGAATCGAGAAGATTGCGTGTGGTGTGA
- a CDS encoding uncharacterized protein (transcript_id=CADANIAT00000341) codes for MLDMSLTPYTTEPVPHFFVSDHIHIKKIQACIWKLSEQYFPVQPGNSRIEEMPTTGTIEEFRRDFETALAREQNFQAPGNISVTIKELWCRDFKEYHGKLPKQSRVQLTALILLYCLSSARTGEFMANCKALGADAFGKEFAVLGSQCGFEQNITVHACRRWALMETAKAEFEFQDCEDILALDKELAELSTQLENTDSAESMREIQLQQQRIQGQKDKLYLGEPKRQYQLQPDNQSRSIHEHMLFYYYQQVMPERDLLADILPARQRYRAWLNWMLSKH; via the exons ATGTTGGATATGTCATTGACGCCCT ATACCACGGAGCCAGTACCGCACT TTTTTGTATCTGATCACATTCACATTAAAAAGATACAAG catGTATAT GGAAATTAAGCGAGCAGTACTTCCCCGTACAGCCAGGAA ATAGCAGAATAGAAGAGATGCCAACAACAGGGACAATTGAGGAGTTTCGCAGGGACTTTGAAACAGCTTTGGCTCGAGAACAGAACTTCCAGGCTCCCGGGAACATCTCAGTTACAATAAAGGAG CTCTGGTGTCGAGACTTCAAGGAATACCATGGTAAACTTCCCAAGCAGTCTCGGGTACAGCTTACAGCATTAATTCTGCTCTATTGTCTCTCCTCAGCTCGTACTGGGGAG TTCATGGCTAACT GTAAGGCATTAGGCGCAGATGCATTTGGGAAAGAGTTTGCTGTGCTTGGATCACAGTGTGGATTTGAACAGAATATCACTGTTCATGCATGCCGTCGGTGGGCACTTATGGAGACAG CCAAAGCCGAGTTTGAGTTTCAGGACTGtgaagatatccttgcccttgataAGGAGCTTGCAGAACTAAGTACTCAACTCGAAAACACTGACAGCGCAGAAAGCATGCGTGAGATCCAATTACAGCAACAGCGAATTCAAGGCCAGAAGGACAAGTTGTATCTCGGAGAGCCTAAAAGACAATATCAACTTCAACCAGATAATCAAAGCAGAAGCATCCATGAACATATGCTCTTTTACTATTATCAACAAGTTATGCCGGAGCGGGACCTCCTTGCTGATATTCTGCCAGCCAGGCAACGATACAGAGCTTGGTTGAACTGGATGCTATCAAAGCATTAG
- a CDS encoding M14 family metallopeptidase (transcript_id=CADANIAT00000342) encodes MGATTTGLILGLASLASAVTYGYNHVPVTKDSETVAGAFANVDDIQLRSPAFLTPDARLPGFTNGTQGPSSQDDLEEFLEQLVGRNDYMTYGTANFTSQEHRSFPYVHLSASHSSSVRRGNSSSKVRVWIQGAVHGNEPAGDETTQALLGKFDDDPEWAASILDKLELVILPRYNPDGVFYFQRTLATNIDPNRDHIKLASQQTRDIKQFMNTFNPHVIVDMHEYSASRPYGGGRYVHGSDGLFSAAKNLNINEEIRKLSEELFAKNIADDMKAAGLRAEPYVTGTSVSNSSIVADFAEAGTDSKIGRNAMGLTQAVVFLLETRGIGIADQEFQRRTAAGLTMLGSIVQTAADNAEEVFTTVEDGIERFIKSADDIVVTDYSEIKIRPFTMVDKENGSVVHPSVRFASTTPSFANLTRARPEAYLIPPAWAHLAERLRVAGCEVETLDKPFDGVVEALTITSAEIDSSYYEGVIRVTATTESSERELSLPEGSFRVSTRQKNAALAMVALEPENIDSYVSFNIVPVEEGDEYPVFRIMSSK; translated from the exons ATGGGAGCAACTACCACGGGTCTCATTCTCGGTCTTGCCTCTCTGGCAAGCGCTGTTACATATGGATACAACCATGTGCCTGTCACGAAGGACTCCGAAACCGTTGCTGGTGCTTTCGCGAACGTAGATGATATTCAACTCCGGTCTCCGGCTTTCCTGACACCCGATGCCCGACTTCCAGGATTCACCAATGGCACTCAGGGGCCGTCTTCGCAAGACGATTTGG AGGAATTCCTCGAGCAACTAGTCGGACGCAACGACTACATGACCTATGGCACCGCCAACTTCACCTCGCAAGAGCACCGCTCATTCCCTTACGTCCACCTCTCGGCCAGTCACAGCAGCTCCGTTCGCCGCGGCAACTCGTCATCCAAGGTGCGCGTGTGGATCCAGGGTGCTGTGCATGGCAATGAGCCCGCCGGTGACGAGACCACACAAGCCCTCCTGGGCAAATTCGACGACGACCCCGAGTGGGCTGCCTCAATTCTCGACAAGCTGGAGCTCGTCATTCTACCGCGGTATAATCCTGACGGTGTTTTCTACTTCCAGCGCACTCTCGCGACCAACATTGACCCTAACCGCGACCATATCAAACTTGCTAGCCAGCAGACGCGTGATATCAAACAGTTCATGAACACTTTCAACCCGCATGTCATCGTTGACATGCACGAGTACTCTGCCAGCAGGCCTTATGGCGGGGGGAGGTACGTCCACGGTTCGGACGGTCTGTTCTCGGCGGCGAAAAACCTCAATATCAACGAGGAGATCCGCAAACTCTCTGAGGAGCTCTTCGCCAAAAATATCGCCGACGATATGAAAGCCGCTGGTCTCCGCGCCGAGCCATATGTCACCGGCACTTCTGTATCTAATTCCTCAATCGTCGCCGACTTCGCCGAGGCCGGCACGGACAGCAAGATCGGTCGCAATGCGATGGGCCTGACCCAAGCTGTCGTCTTCCTTCTGGAGACGCGCGGCATTGGGATTGCCGATCAAGAGTTCCAGCGTCGTACTGCCGCCGGTCTCACTATGCTGGGTAGTATTGTTCAGACTGCTGCCGATAATGCCGAGGAGGTTTTCACGACCGTCGAGGACGGCATTGAGCGATTCATCAAATCAGCCGACGATATCGTCGTCACGGACTACAGTGAGATAAAGATTCGTCCCTTCACGATGGTCGACAAGGAGAATGGTAGTGTCGTCCACCCGTCCGTCCGCTTCGCGTCCACGACCCCGTCCTTCGCTAATCTCACTCGCGCCCGTCCGGAGGCCTATCTTATCCCCCCGGCCTGGGCCCACCTCGCCGAGCGCCTTCGAGTCGCTGGTTGCGAAGTCGAAACGCTGGATAAGCCATTTGATGGGGTCGTCGAGGCGCTGACCATCACGTCCGCCGAGATCGATTCCTCCTACTACGAAGGCGTGATTCGCGtgacggcgacgacggagaGCAGTGAGCGCGAGCTTAGCCTGCCAGAGGGTAGCTTCCGCGTAAGCACGAGACAAAAGAATGCCGCGCTGGCGATGGTGGCGCTGGAGCCGGAGAATATTGATTCGTATGTTTCATTCAATATTGTgccggtggaggaaggagacgagTACCCCGTCTTTAGGATCATGTCTTCAAAATAG